Proteins encoded within one genomic window of Nonomuraea gerenzanensis:
- a CDS encoding TetR/AcrR family transcriptional regulator produces the protein MAKRVVPEAARRRRRPTKQGQVLTHALIVETALRMLHEHGPAGLTARRLGLALGADASTVYRYFRGMDDLILAIADELFGRAMASFRPRGDWRADLRELGTRIHNAYLAHPQAAVLTASRVTGRPNEVAGDETILGILRGAGFADADAVRIYHAFIDQSLAFAILDAATLALPKAAREADEEVWRDTYARLPASTHPNIAATAPLLVARMNDSAYPTALDLLLTSAAAQLAG, from the coding sequence ATGGCCAAGCGGGTGGTGCCGGAAGCGGCACGCCGGCGGCGGCGGCCCACCAAACAGGGCCAGGTGCTCACCCACGCGCTCATCGTCGAGACCGCCCTGCGCATGCTGCACGAGCACGGGCCCGCCGGCCTCACCGCCCGCCGCCTGGGCCTGGCGCTCGGCGCCGACGCCAGCACCGTCTACCGCTACTTCCGCGGCATGGACGACCTGATCCTGGCCATCGCGGACGAGCTGTTCGGCCGGGCCATGGCGTCCTTCCGGCCCCGCGGCGACTGGCGGGCCGACCTGCGCGAGCTGGGCACCCGCATCCACAACGCCTACCTGGCGCATCCGCAGGCCGCCGTGCTGACCGCCAGCCGGGTCACCGGCCGCCCGAACGAGGTGGCCGGCGACGAGACCATCCTCGGCATCCTGCGCGGGGCCGGGTTCGCGGACGCGGACGCCGTACGGATCTACCACGCCTTCATCGACCAGAGCCTGGCCTTCGCCATCCTCGACGCCGCCACCCTCGCCCTGCCCAAGGCGGCGCGGGAGGCCGACGAGGAGGTGTGGCGCGACACCTACGCCCGGCTGCCCGCCAGCACCCACCCCAACATCGCGGCCACCGCGCCGCTGCTGGTGGCCAGGATGAACGACAGCGCCTACCCGACGGCACTCGACCTGCTGCTCACCAGCGCGGCGGCCCAGCTCGCGGGGTAA
- a CDS encoding saccharopine dehydrogenase family protein has protein sequence MRILLVGAGGVGTAITRIAARRRFFDHMVVADYDLPRAKAAVAALGDEAARFTPVRIDAADTGAVTALLAEHRCDVLLNATDPRFVLPLFEAALAAGVDYLDMAMSMSKPHPDRPYQEVGVKLGDEQFARAPEWAARGRLALVGMGVEPGLADVFARHAADELFDEIEEIGIRDGANLTVDGYDFAPSFSIWTTIEECLNPPLIYERSRGWYTTEPFSEPEIFDFPDGIGPVECVNVEHEEVVLVPRWIPAQRVTFKYGLGEEFIGTLKTLHALGVDRTEPVAVRTDQGTARVSPRDVVAAVLPDPAELGARMHGKTCAGTWVKGVKDGRAREVYLYHVVDNQWSMREYGSQAVVWQTAVNPVIALELLATGVWQGTGVLGPEAFAPRPFLDLLVEYGSPWGMREQ, from the coding sequence ATGCGTATCCTTCTTGTGGGTGCCGGCGGCGTGGGCACCGCCATCACCCGGATCGCCGCCCGCCGACGTTTCTTCGACCACATGGTGGTCGCCGACTACGACCTCCCCCGCGCCAAGGCGGCCGTCGCCGCGCTCGGTGACGAGGCCGCCAGGTTCACCCCCGTCAGGATCGACGCCGCCGACACCGGCGCCGTCACCGCGCTGCTGGCCGAGCACCGCTGCGACGTCCTGCTCAACGCCACCGACCCCCGGTTCGTGCTGCCGCTGTTCGAGGCCGCCCTCGCCGCGGGCGTCGACTACCTGGACATGGCCATGTCGATGTCCAAGCCGCACCCGGACCGCCCGTACCAGGAGGTCGGCGTCAAGCTGGGTGACGAGCAGTTCGCCCGCGCGCCCGAGTGGGCCGCACGGGGCAGGCTGGCGCTGGTCGGCATGGGTGTCGAGCCCGGCCTGGCCGACGTCTTCGCCCGGCACGCCGCCGACGAGCTCTTCGACGAGATCGAGGAGATCGGCATCAGGGACGGCGCGAACCTGACCGTGGACGGCTACGACTTCGCCCCCTCCTTCTCCATCTGGACCACGATCGAGGAGTGCCTCAACCCGCCCCTCATCTACGAGCGCAGCCGCGGCTGGTACACCACCGAGCCGTTCAGCGAGCCGGAGATCTTCGACTTCCCCGACGGCATCGGCCCGGTGGAGTGCGTGAACGTCGAGCACGAAGAGGTCGTGCTGGTGCCCAGGTGGATCCCGGCGCAGCGGGTGACGTTCAAGTACGGGCTGGGCGAGGAGTTCATCGGCACCCTCAAGACGCTGCACGCGCTCGGCGTGGACCGCACCGAGCCGGTCGCCGTCAGGACCGACCAGGGCACCGCCAGGGTGTCGCCGCGCGACGTGGTCGCCGCCGTGCTGCCCGACCCGGCCGAGCTGGGCGCGCGCATGCACGGCAAGACGTGCGCCGGCACCTGGGTCAAGGGCGTCAAGGACGGCCGGGCCCGCGAGGTGTACCTCTACCACGTGGTGGACAACCAGTGGTCGATGCGCGAGTACGGCTCGCAGGCCGTCGTCTGGCAGACCGCCGTCAACCCGGTGATCGCCCTGGAGCTGCTGGCCACCGGGGTCTGGCAGGGCACGGGCGTGCTGGGGCCCGAGGCGTTCGCGCCGCGGCCGTTCCTGGACCTGCTGGTCGAGTACGGCTCCCCCTGGGGCATGCGCGAGCAGTGA
- the ilvD gene encoding dihydroxy-acid dehydratase codes for MSIADDPDRAPARSHLYAMGVSEEEMRRPVVGIASTWTGTMPCNLNHRELAAEVAEGVRAAGGLPMEFNTIAVSDNLTMHTPGMRTSLISREVIADSIELMGRAHQFDALVAIVGCDKTVPAAIMALARLDVPSVVLYSGSMMPGRWRGRDVTIQDMWEALGEREVGRMDQADLDDLARHACPGAGTCAAQYTANTMGTVAEFLGLAPFGIGDIPAVAEEKGAAARRIGELAMRALAAGARPSRVLTEDALHNAIVSVAAMGGSTNAVLHLLAIAREAGLPLEIDRIGEVCRQVPIITGLKPSGGDATALDLWRAGGTSLVVRRLLEAGLLRENVTLVDGRTLAEVGAQARETPGQEVVASAERPFKRRGALAILRGSLAPDGCVLKLGGKDDFRHEGPARVFDSESDCYVAIQEGRIVAGDVIVVRYEGPAGGPGMREMLSITGPLVGRGLGSSVALVTDGRFSGVSHGLVIGHVAPEAYRGGPIALVRDGDSVVIDSAAGTLDLLVPEAELAERRAAWVRPEREVERGVLTKYVATVGSASDGAVTA; via the coding sequence GTGAGCATCGCCGACGATCCCGACCGCGCACCGGCCCGCTCCCACCTGTACGCCATGGGCGTGTCGGAGGAGGAGATGCGCCGCCCCGTGGTCGGCATCGCCTCCACCTGGACCGGCACCATGCCGTGCAACCTGAACCACCGCGAGCTGGCCGCCGAGGTGGCCGAGGGCGTGCGCGCCGCCGGTGGGCTGCCGATGGAGTTCAACACCATCGCGGTCTCCGACAACCTCACCATGCACACCCCCGGCATGCGCACCTCACTGATCAGCCGGGAGGTCATCGCCGACTCGATCGAGCTGATGGGCCGCGCCCACCAGTTCGACGCGCTGGTGGCCATCGTCGGCTGCGACAAGACCGTCCCGGCGGCGATCATGGCGCTGGCCCGGCTGGACGTGCCGTCGGTGGTCCTCTACAGCGGCAGCATGATGCCGGGCCGCTGGCGCGGGCGCGACGTGACCATCCAGGACATGTGGGAGGCGCTCGGCGAGCGCGAGGTCGGCCGCATGGACCAGGCCGACCTCGACGACCTGGCCCGCCACGCCTGCCCGGGCGCGGGCACCTGCGCCGCCCAGTACACCGCCAACACCATGGGCACGGTCGCCGAGTTCCTCGGCCTGGCCCCGTTCGGCATCGGCGACATCCCGGCGGTGGCCGAGGAGAAGGGCGCGGCGGCCCGCCGGATCGGTGAACTGGCCATGCGCGCGCTGGCCGCCGGCGCCCGCCCGTCGCGCGTGCTCACCGAGGACGCCCTGCACAACGCGATCGTGTCGGTGGCGGCCATGGGCGGCTCCACGAACGCCGTGCTGCACCTGCTGGCCATCGCCCGCGAGGCCGGGCTGCCGCTGGAGATCGACCGGATCGGCGAGGTCTGCCGCCAGGTCCCGATCATCACCGGGCTCAAGCCGAGCGGCGGCGACGCCACCGCGCTGGACCTGTGGCGGGCCGGCGGCACCTCGCTGGTGGTGCGCCGCCTGCTGGAGGCGGGCCTGCTGCGCGAGAACGTCACGCTGGTGGACGGCCGCACGCTGGCCGAGGTGGGCGCGCAGGCGCGGGAGACGCCGGGCCAGGAGGTGGTGGCGAGCGCGGAGCGGCCGTTCAAGCGGCGCGGCGCGCTGGCCATCCTGCGCGGCTCGCTGGCGCCCGACGGGTGCGTGCTCAAGCTGGGCGGCAAGGACGACTTCCGCCACGAGGGGCCGGCCCGGGTGTTCGACTCCGAGAGCGACTGCTACGTCGCCATCCAGGAGGGCCGGATCGTGGCCGGGGACGTCATCGTGGTCCGCTACGAGGGCCCGGCGGGCGGCCCCGGCATGCGCGAGATGCTCTCCATCACCGGCCCGCTGGTCGGCCGGGGCCTGGGCAGCTCGGTGGCGCTGGTCACCGACGGCCGCTTCAGCGGGGTCTCGCACGGGCTGGTGATCGGGCACGTGGCGCCCGAGGCCTATCGCGGCGGGCCGATCGCGCTGGTGCGCGACGGCGACTCCGTGGTGATCGACAGCGCCGCCGGGACCCTCGACCTGCTGGTGCCCGAGGCCGAGCTGGCCGAGCGGCGGGCCGCGTGGGTGCGGCCTGAGCGGGAGGTCGAGCGGGGAGTGCTGACCAAGTACGTGGCCACGGTCGGTTCCGCGTCGGACGGAGCCGTCACCGCCTGA
- a CDS encoding sigma-70 family RNA polymerase sigma factor, whose amino-acid sequence MSAEEPDLLGTYLEQIGKTPLLSAADEVELARRIEAGLYAGHLIERGEGTPELELVALDGKRAKDLLIRSNLRLVVSAARRYSYRGLPLLDIIQEGNLGLIRAVEKFDYTRGYKFSTYGMWWIRQAIERGIHDKSRTVRLPIHVAEELSRLIRVERQLAAELGHEPTDAELAQVAERSPGQVAALRRLGQDMVSLDIPVGEHGEGRIGDMIADDDGLQVQELTERRALSAELCQVVTTLPPREAFVIRLRYGLTGEEVHTYTEIAQHLGLTRERIRQLEKQALRRLRQGGPLLAWAS is encoded by the coding sequence ATGTCGGCCGAAGAGCCCGATCTGCTCGGTACGTACCTCGAGCAGATCGGAAAGACCCCCTTGCTCTCCGCCGCGGACGAAGTGGAGCTCGCCCGGCGGATCGAGGCAGGCCTGTACGCGGGCCATCTGATCGAGCGTGGTGAGGGCACGCCAGAACTCGAACTCGTCGCGCTCGATGGCAAGCGCGCCAAGGACCTGCTCATCAGGTCCAACCTCCGGCTCGTGGTGTCCGCCGCCAGGCGGTACTCCTACCGGGGGCTGCCCCTGCTCGACATCATCCAGGAGGGCAACCTCGGGCTGATCAGGGCGGTGGAGAAGTTCGACTACACGCGGGGATACAAGTTCTCCACGTATGGGATGTGGTGGATCCGCCAGGCCATCGAGCGCGGCATCCACGACAAGAGCCGTACCGTGCGGCTGCCGATCCACGTCGCGGAGGAGCTGTCGCGGCTGATCAGGGTGGAGCGGCAGCTCGCCGCCGAGCTGGGCCACGAGCCGACGGACGCGGAGCTGGCGCAGGTGGCCGAGCGGTCGCCCGGCCAGGTCGCCGCGTTACGCAGGCTGGGTCAGGACATGGTCAGCCTGGACATCCCCGTGGGCGAGCACGGCGAGGGCCGGATCGGCGACATGATCGCCGACGACGACGGGCTCCAGGTGCAGGAGCTGACCGAGCGCCGCGCGCTCAGCGCGGAGCTGTGCCAGGTGGTCACCACCCTGCCGCCGCGGGAGGCGTTCGTGATCAGGCTCAGGTACGGGCTGACCGGGGAGGAGGTCCACACCTACACGGAGATCGCGCAGCATCTCGGTCTCACCAGGGAGCGCATCAGGCAACTGGAGAAGCAGGCGTTGAGACGGCTCAGGCAAGGGGGGCCGTTGCTGGCGTGGGCCTCCTGA
- a CDS encoding STAS domain-containing protein: MTSEQALSISLGLQGPCVIARLTGDFDFGSAAEVRDRVTKALDLTQPPMLVIDMQAVSVCDSSGLSVLVYLHKAVTASGGRLLLSGLNGRCKHLFAITALDKFFDIRSTAELAIAELNEEGNSPPFTG, from the coding sequence GTGACTTCGGAGCAGGCCTTGTCGATCAGCCTCGGGCTCCAGGGACCCTGCGTCATCGCGCGGTTGACGGGGGACTTCGACTTCGGGTCCGCGGCCGAGGTGCGCGACCGCGTCACCAAGGCGCTCGATCTCACGCAGCCCCCGATGCTGGTCATCGACATGCAGGCCGTCAGCGTCTGTGACTCCTCCGGTCTGTCGGTGCTGGTCTACCTGCACAAGGCGGTCACGGCCTCCGGCGGGCGGCTGCTGCTGTCGGGGCTCAACGGCCGGTGCAAGCATCTGTTCGCGATCACCGCGCTGGACAAGTTCTTCGATATCCGCAGTACAGCGGAGCTGGCCATCGCCGAGCTCAACGAAGAGGGGAATTCGCCGCCGTTTACCGGGTAG
- a CDS encoding phosphotriesterase family protein has protein sequence MPTVETLRGPVDVDELGQTLMHEHVFVVATEHLDNYGRGAWWDEEFRVADAVTKLNAVAAKGVRTIVDPTVWGLGRYIPRVQRIAEQVPGLHIIAATGIYSFEELPHQYEHRGPGLFIDCPDPMIDDFVRDLTEGIADTGVKAAFLKCVVEAKGLTPGVERICRAVAQAHVRTGAPITVHTNAFTQSGLIALDLFAKEGVNLEKVVVGHAGDSNDLDYLMRLADTGAILGMDRFGLDVYNPTQQRVATIAALCQRGYADRMVLSHDTACFMDYFGDAWDEARRTLAPNWRYDHIHDDVLAALLDSGVTDDQIEQMLVFNPKRYFS, from the coding sequence ATGCCCACCGTCGAGACCCTGCGCGGCCCCGTGGACGTCGACGAGCTCGGGCAGACGCTGATGCACGAGCACGTCTTCGTGGTGGCCACCGAGCACCTGGACAACTACGGCAGGGGCGCCTGGTGGGACGAGGAGTTCCGGGTGGCGGACGCGGTCACCAAGCTCAACGCGGTGGCCGCCAAGGGCGTGCGCACGATCGTCGACCCGACGGTCTGGGGCCTGGGCCGCTACATCCCGCGCGTCCAGCGGATCGCCGAGCAGGTGCCCGGCCTGCACATCATCGCCGCCACCGGCATCTACTCCTTCGAGGAGCTGCCCCACCAGTACGAGCACCGCGGCCCCGGCCTGTTCATCGACTGCCCCGACCCGATGATCGACGACTTCGTCCGCGACCTCACCGAGGGCATCGCCGACACCGGCGTCAAGGCCGCCTTCCTCAAGTGCGTGGTCGAGGCCAAGGGCCTGACGCCGGGCGTCGAGCGCATCTGCCGGGCCGTCGCCCAGGCCCACGTGCGCACCGGCGCGCCGATCACCGTGCACACGAACGCGTTCACGCAGAGCGGGCTGATCGCGCTCGACCTGTTCGCCAAGGAGGGCGTGAACCTGGAGAAGGTCGTCGTCGGGCACGCCGGCGACAGCAACGACCTCGACTACCTCATGCGGCTGGCCGACACGGGCGCAATCCTCGGGATGGACCGATTCGGTCTGGACGTCTACAACCCCACGCAGCAGCGCGTGGCCACGATCGCGGCCCTCTGCCAGCGGGGATACGCCGATCGCATGGTGCTCAGCCACGATACGGCCTGCTTCATGGACTATTTCGGCGACGCCTGGGACGAGGCCCGCCGTACGCTGGCGCCGAACTGGCGCTACGATCACATTCACGACGACGTCTTGGCCGCCCTGCTCGACTCGGGTGTGACCGATGACCAGATTGAGCAGATGCTGGTGTTCAACCCGAAGCGCTACTTCTCGTAA
- a CDS encoding APC family permease, producing the protein MPDELARRLGTTDAVVVGLSAMIGAGVFAAFAPAAAAAGHWLLASLALAAVVAYCNATSSARLAALYPESGGTYVYGRRRLGPLWGYLAGWGFTVGKTASCAAMALTFGSYAMPGLERPLAIVAVAVLTVLNLFGVRRSAGVARVIVAFVLAVLVMVIAVGLLGEDSAASGWFSYAPASEAFLRNAAGVHPADGWGIMQGAGLLFFAFAGYARIATLGEEVRDPARTIPRAVGIALGITLAVYALVAVAALRTLRPELLAASAAPLADLVREAGFGGLAPVVRAGAAVAALGALLALLLGVSRTVLAMARERDLPGVLAAVDPVRQVPRRAELAVGGAVLVLLLVADLREAIGFSSFGVLVYYAVANACALTLRRDEGAPPRAVPVLGLVLCLALAATLPGASVVAGLAVFAAGLLIYAVRLTRR; encoded by the coding sequence TTGCCGGACGAGCTCGCCAGGCGGCTGGGCACCACCGACGCGGTGGTCGTGGGACTGAGCGCGATGATCGGCGCGGGGGTGTTCGCCGCGTTCGCCCCCGCCGCCGCGGCAGCGGGCCACTGGCTGCTCGCCTCGCTGGCGCTGGCCGCCGTCGTCGCGTACTGCAACGCCACCTCCTCGGCCCGGCTGGCGGCGCTGTATCCCGAGTCCGGCGGCACCTACGTCTACGGCAGGCGCCGCCTCGGGCCCCTGTGGGGCTACCTGGCGGGCTGGGGCTTCACCGTCGGCAAGACGGCCTCCTGCGCGGCGATGGCGCTCACGTTCGGCTCCTACGCCATGCCCGGCCTCGAACGGCCGCTCGCGATCGTCGCGGTGGCGGTGCTGACCGTGCTCAACCTGTTCGGCGTGCGGCGGTCGGCGGGCGTGGCGCGGGTCATCGTGGCGTTCGTGCTGGCCGTGCTGGTCATGGTGATCGCGGTCGGGCTGCTGGGCGAGGACTCGGCCGCCTCCGGCTGGTTCTCCTACGCGCCGGCGTCCGAGGCGTTCCTGCGTAACGCGGCCGGGGTCCACCCGGCCGACGGGTGGGGGATCATGCAGGGGGCCGGGCTGCTGTTCTTCGCGTTCGCCGGGTACGCCAGGATCGCCACCCTGGGCGAGGAGGTGCGCGATCCCGCCCGCACCATCCCCAGGGCCGTCGGCATCGCGCTGGGCATCACGCTGGCCGTCTACGCGCTGGTCGCCGTGGCCGCGCTGCGCACGCTGCGGCCCGAGCTGCTGGCCGCCTCCGCCGCGCCGCTGGCCGACCTGGTCAGGGAGGCCGGGTTCGGCGGGCTGGCGCCGGTGGTGCGCGCCGGGGCGGCGGTGGCGGCGCTGGGCGCGCTGCTGGCGCTGCTGCTGGGCGTCTCCCGCACGGTGCTGGCCATGGCGCGCGAGCGCGACCTGCCCGGCGTGCTGGCCGCCGTGGACCCGGTGCGGCAGGTCCCCAGGCGGGCCGAGCTGGCCGTCGGCGGCGCGGTGCTCGTGCTGCTGCTCGTGGCCGACCTGCGGGAGGCGATCGGGTTCTCCTCGTTCGGCGTGCTCGTCTACTACGCCGTCGCCAACGCCTGCGCGCTGACCCTGCGCCGCGACGAGGGCGCGCCGCCGCGCGCCGTGCCCGTGCTGGGGCTGGTGCTGTGCCTGGCGCTGGCGGCCACGCTGCCGGGCGCGTCGGTGGTGGCGGGGCTGGCGGTGTTCGCGGCGGGGCTGCTGATCTACGCGGTACGGCTCACCCGCCGGTGA
- a CDS encoding universal stress protein, whose amino-acid sequence MTILIAYDGSDDSKAAVAFAGKLFPGQHAVVLTVWERLAMTSARTSAGLMVAVDQSGVEDEAIGQAMSELARHGAELAREAGLDATPRCDVDSVAVWSTIVDVADELDAQLIVTGTRGLGGVRSLLLGSTSDRVLHHAHRPVLVVPGPNGKGG is encoded by the coding sequence ATGACGATTCTGATCGCGTACGACGGATCCGACGACTCCAAGGCCGCCGTCGCCTTCGCGGGCAAGCTGTTCCCCGGGCAGCACGCGGTCGTGCTGACGGTGTGGGAGCGGCTGGCGATGACCTCGGCCAGGACGTCGGCGGGGCTCATGGTGGCGGTCGACCAGTCGGGCGTGGAGGACGAGGCCATCGGGCAGGCGATGTCCGAGCTGGCCCGGCACGGGGCCGAGCTGGCCAGGGAGGCCGGCCTGGACGCGACCCCGCGCTGCGACGTGGACTCCGTGGCCGTGTGGTCGACCATCGTGGACGTGGCAGACGAGCTGGACGCCCAGCTCATCGTGACCGGCACCAGGGGGCTGGGCGGGGTGCGCTCCCTGTTGCTGGGCAGCACGTCGGACCGGGTGCTGCACCACGCGCACCGGCCGGTGCTGGTGGTGCCGGGACCGAACGGCAAGGGCGGCTGA
- a CDS encoding DUF998 domain-containing protein, whose product MKGLLVSGFAAIGAGSGAMLTLHAGSDLDPFHSVISEYVWQSAGWLLPASLTLFAAGAALIAEATRRAGMSRWIVALLLAWGASMFLIGAFPTDRPGVPLSLSGGIHRYAAFAAFLVMPAAGLLLARARIRYAGAMRLLSMLAVGALVLVVIPYVVRMFGIPLSNEDIPAGVTQRAVVVTELGVLTLAGLSLLRPSARRAVSPVMA is encoded by the coding sequence ATGAAGGGATTGCTTGTCAGCGGTTTTGCGGCCATCGGCGCGGGGAGCGGCGCGATGCTCACCCTGCACGCCGGATCCGACCTGGATCCGTTCCACAGCGTGATCAGCGAGTACGTCTGGCAGTCGGCCGGCTGGCTGCTGCCCGCCTCGCTGACCCTCTTCGCCGCGGGCGCGGCGCTGATCGCCGAGGCGACGCGCCGCGCCGGGATGAGCCGCTGGATCGTCGCGCTGCTGCTGGCGTGGGGGGCGAGCATGTTCCTGATCGGAGCCTTCCCGACCGACCGCCCCGGCGTGCCGCTGTCGTTGTCGGGCGGCATCCACCGGTACGCCGCCTTCGCCGCCTTCCTGGTCATGCCCGCGGCCGGGCTGCTCCTGGCCAGGGCCAGGATCCGGTACGCCGGGGCGATGCGGCTGCTCAGCATGCTGGCCGTGGGCGCGCTGGTGCTGGTCGTGATCCCGTACGTGGTGCGCATGTTCGGCATCCCGCTGAGCAACGAGGACATCCCGGCGGGCGTGACCCAGCGGGCCGTGGTCGTGACCGAGCTGGGCGTGCTGACGCTGGCCGGGCTGTCGCTGCTCAGGCCGTCGGCCCGGCGCGCGGTGTCGCCGGTCATGGCGTGA
- a CDS encoding MerR family transcriptional regulator, which translates to MTIQEAAQRSGLSAHTLRYYERIGLIHSVGRNSSGHRDYAEEDLQWLEFLTRLRTTGMPIADMCRYAELRRLGPRTADDRRRMLELHRERVSARIAQLSQDLEVLDYKIDNYRRGLQA; encoded by the coding sequence ATGACGATCCAGGAGGCCGCGCAGCGGTCCGGCCTGAGCGCTCACACGCTGCGCTACTACGAGCGCATCGGGCTGATCCACTCCGTGGGCCGCAACAGCAGCGGCCACCGCGACTACGCGGAGGAGGACCTCCAGTGGCTGGAGTTCCTCACCAGACTGCGCACGACGGGCATGCCGATCGCCGACATGTGCCGGTACGCGGAGCTGCGCCGGCTGGGCCCGCGGACCGCGGACGACCGCAGGCGGATGCTGGAGCTGCACCGGGAGCGCGTCAGCGCCAGGATCGCCCAGCTCAGCCAGGACCTGGAGGTCCTGGACTACAAGATCGACAACTATCGCAGGGGGCTGCAAGCATGA
- a CDS encoding aldo/keto reductase — protein MNRRTLGSGGLEVSALGLGCMGMSEFYGQGDEKESIAVIHRALDLGMNFLDTADMYGRGANEELVGRAIRDRRDEVVLATKFGIKRDGDTRTVENSPEYIRAACDASLRRLGVEHIDLYYMHRRNPDVPVEESVGAMAELVQQGKVRYLGLSEVSADTLRQADAVHPIAALQSEYSLFTRGLEAEILPAARELGIGLVAYSPISRGLLSAALPAADELPADDFRRHLPRNTGENAEHNRALAAEVKKIADAAGMTAAQLSLAWLLAQGEDVVPIPGTKRLKYLEENAAAADVTLTAEQLDALAAAVPADAVRGPRYPSMREVER, from the coding sequence ATGAACAGGCGCACTCTCGGCAGCGGCGGCCTCGAGGTCTCCGCGCTCGGGCTCGGCTGCATGGGCATGTCCGAGTTCTACGGCCAGGGCGACGAGAAGGAGTCGATCGCGGTCATTCACCGCGCTCTCGACCTTGGCATGAATTTTCTGGACACAGCCGACATGTACGGCCGCGGCGCCAACGAGGAGCTGGTCGGCCGGGCCATCAGGGACCGGCGCGACGAGGTCGTGCTGGCCACCAAGTTCGGCATCAAGCGTGACGGCGACACCCGCACGGTGGAGAACAGCCCCGAGTACATCAGGGCGGCCTGCGACGCCTCGCTGCGCCGGCTCGGCGTCGAGCACATCGACCTGTACTACATGCACCGCCGCAACCCCGACGTGCCCGTCGAGGAGTCGGTCGGCGCCATGGCCGAGCTGGTCCAGCAGGGCAAGGTCCGCTATCTCGGCCTGTCGGAGGTGAGCGCCGACACCCTGCGCCAGGCGGACGCCGTCCACCCGATCGCGGCCCTGCAGAGCGAGTACTCCCTGTTCACCAGGGGGCTGGAGGCGGAGATCCTGCCGGCGGCCAGGGAGCTGGGGATCGGGCTGGTGGCGTACTCGCCGATCAGCCGCGGCCTGCTGTCGGCGGCGCTGCCCGCCGCCGACGAGCTGCCCGCCGACGACTTCCGCCGCCACCTGCCGCGCAACACCGGCGAGAACGCCGAGCACAACCGGGCGCTGGCGGCCGAGGTGAAGAAGATCGCCGACGCCGCCGGGATGACGGCCGCCCAGCTCTCGCTGGCCTGGCTGCTCGCCCAGGGCGAGGACGTCGTGCCGATCCCCGGCACCAAGCGGCTGAAGTACCTGGAGGAGAACGCCGCCGCGGCGGACGTCACACTCACGGCCGAGCAGCTCGACGCGCTGGCCGCGGCCGTGCCGGCGGACGCCGTGCGCGGCCCCCGCTACCCCAGCATGCGGGAGGTCGAGCGCTAG
- a CDS encoding sensor histidine kinase: MWAEPFVHPALFYRDVDEYLVATTTFIREGLAAGEPVAVAVPPWNLALIEAELGAQAAGVLLLDMTEAGRNPGRIIPNVLRAFADRQDPGRHVRIIGEPIWAGRSATEYPACAQHEALINLAFTGRNVTILCPYDVEGLAAEVIREAARTHPVLRDATREWASDDYAPELVVDGHNRPLDEPERCASLRFDHTNLSAVRVLAAREAAALGFHGDRLDDIRLAVAELGANSLDHGGGSGVLRVWAADDALVCEVSDTGHITDPLVGRRPVDPRDAGSRGLLIVNLLSDLVRVHTRPGATVIRAYFSLPQSLPQSPS; the protein is encoded by the coding sequence ATGTGGGCGGAACCGTTCGTGCATCCGGCGCTCTTCTACCGGGATGTCGACGAATATCTGGTTGCCACCACGACCTTCATCCGCGAAGGTCTGGCGGCGGGTGAGCCCGTTGCCGTGGCCGTCCCGCCGTGGAACCTCGCGCTGATCGAGGCCGAGCTCGGCGCCCAGGCCGCCGGCGTGCTGCTGCTCGACATGACCGAGGCCGGGCGCAACCCCGGGCGGATCATCCCCAACGTGCTGCGGGCCTTCGCCGACCGGCAGGATCCCGGCCGGCACGTGCGGATCATCGGCGAGCCGATCTGGGCGGGGCGCAGCGCGACGGAGTATCCGGCCTGCGCCCAGCACGAGGCGCTGATCAACCTGGCGTTCACGGGCCGGAACGTCACGATCCTGTGCCCGTACGACGTGGAGGGGCTGGCCGCCGAGGTCATCCGCGAGGCGGCGCGCACCCACCCCGTGCTGCGTGACGCGACGCGTGAGTGGGCCAGCGACGACTACGCCCCCGAGCTGGTCGTCGACGGGCACAACCGGCCGCTGGACGAGCCGGAGCGGTGCGCCTCGCTGCGCTTCGACCACACGAACCTGTCGGCGGTGCGGGTGCTGGCCGCCAGGGAGGCCGCCGCGCTGGGCTTCCACGGCGACCGGCTCGACGACATCCGGCTCGCGGTGGCCGAGCTCGGCGCCAACAGTCTCGACCACGGCGGCGGCTCCGGCGTGCTGCGGGTGTGGGCCGCGGACGACGCGCTGGTGTGCGAGGTCAGCGACACCGGCCACATCACCGACCCGCTGGTGGGCCGCAGGCCGGTCGATCCGCGTGACGCGGGCTCGCGCGGCCTGCTCATCGTCAACCTCCTCAGCGATCTGGTGCGCGTGCACACCCGCCCCGGCGCCACCGTGATCCGCGCCTACTTCAGCCTGCCCCAGAGCCTGCCCCAGAGCCCGTCCTAG